A DNA window from Pseudomonas wuhanensis contains the following coding sequences:
- the crcB gene encoding fluoride efflux transporter CrcB, which yields MIPLIVAVSVGGVAGTLLRFATGNWINANWPRHFYTATLAVNIVGCLLIGVLYGLFLIRPEVPFAVRAGLMVGFLGGLTTFSSFSLDTVRLLETGQVPLALGYAAISVFGGLLATWAGLSLTKL from the coding sequence GTGATTCCATTGATCGTTGCCGTTTCTGTCGGCGGTGTCGCCGGTACGCTATTGCGCTTCGCCACCGGAAACTGGATCAACGCGAATTGGCCACGGCACTTCTATACCGCGACGCTGGCCGTTAATATCGTGGGCTGTTTGCTGATCGGCGTTCTATACGGTCTGTTTTTGATTCGCCCGGAGGTACCGTTTGCGGTGCGCGCCGGGTTGATGGTCGGCTTCCTCGGGGGGCTGACGACTTTTTCATCCTTTTCACTGGATACGGTGCGCCTGCTGGAAACCGGGCAAGTGCCGCTGGCCCTGGGCTATGCGGCGATCAGCGTATTCGGCGGGCTGCTCGCCACCTGGGCTGGCCTGTCCTTGACCAAACTTTGA
- a CDS encoding glutathione S-transferase family protein, whose protein sequence is MGLLVEGRWQDQWYESSKDGAFQREQAQRRNWLTADGKPGPTGVGGFAAEAGRYHLYVSLACPWAHRTLILRKLKGLESLIDVSVVSWLMLENGWTFDKNLGSTGDKLDHFNFMHQRYTADTANYTGRVTVPVLWDKQTNRIVNNESAEIIRMFNSAFDELTGNDLDFYPAPLRTEIDALNERIYPAVNNGVYRAGFATSQQAYEEAFDELFGELDRLEQLLGANRYLTGEYLTEADIRLFTTMIRFDAVYFGHFKCNLRRIADYPNLSNWLREIYQWPGIAETVSFEHIKNHYYGSHKTINPTGIVPKGPAQDFTAAHDRARLSGKGVWRKAEF, encoded by the coding sequence ATGGGTTTGTTAGTCGAAGGCCGCTGGCAGGATCAGTGGTATGAAAGCAGCAAGGATGGCGCGTTTCAGCGCGAACAGGCGCAGCGTCGTAACTGGCTGACGGCCGATGGCAAGCCAGGCCCGACCGGCGTCGGTGGTTTTGCCGCCGAGGCTGGTCGCTATCATCTCTATGTGTCCCTCGCCTGCCCGTGGGCCCACCGCACGCTGATCCTGCGCAAACTCAAAGGCCTCGAAAGCCTGATCGACGTGTCGGTGGTCAGCTGGTTGATGCTGGAAAACGGCTGGACCTTTGATAAAAACCTGGGCTCGACCGGCGACAAGCTTGATCACTTCAATTTCATGCACCAGCGCTACACCGCCGACACCGCCAACTACACCGGCCGCGTCACTGTGCCGGTGCTCTGGGACAAGCAGACGAATCGCATCGTCAACAATGAGTCGGCGGAGATCATCCGCATGTTCAACAGCGCTTTTGACGAGTTGACCGGCAATGACCTTGATTTCTACCCGGCGCCATTGCGGACCGAGATCGATGCGCTGAACGAGCGGATTTATCCAGCAGTGAATAACGGCGTCTATCGCGCCGGGTTTGCTACGTCGCAGCAGGCTTATGAAGAAGCGTTCGATGAGTTGTTTGGCGAGCTGGATCGGCTGGAGCAATTGCTGGGCGCGAATCGGTACCTGACGGGTGAATACCTGACGGAAGCGGATATTCGGCTGTTCACGACAATGATTCGTTTCGATGCGGTGTACTTCGGACACTTCAAGTGCAACCTGCGACGGATTGCCGATTATCCAAATCTGTCGAACTGGCTACGGGAGATTTATCAGTGGCCGGGGATTGCCGAGACGGTGAGTTTTGAGCACATCAAGAATCACTACTACGGCAGCCACAAGACCATCAATCCGACCGGGATCGTGCCTAAAGGGCCAGCGCAGGATTTCACTGCGGCTCATGATCGGGCGCGGTTGAGTGGGAAAGGGGTTTGGCGCAAGGCCGAGTTCTGA
- a CDS encoding replication-associated recombination protein A, translating into MDLFRSAPIAQPLAARLRAANLDEYVGQEHVLARGKPLREALEQGALHSMIFWGPPGVGKTTLARLLAEVSDAHFETVSAVLAGVKEIRQAVEVAKQQAGQYGKRTILFVDEVHRFNKSQQDAFLPYVEDGTLIFIGATTENPSFELNNALLSRARVYVLKSLDEAALRKLVHRALTEERGLGKRQLTLSDEGFQMLLSAADGDGRRLLNLLENASDLAEDNSEIGVDLLQSLLGDTRRRFDKGGEAFYDQISALHKSVRGSNPDGALYWFARMIDGGCDPLYLARRVVRMASEDIGNADPRALSLCLAAWEVQERLGSPEGELAVAQAITYLACAPKSNAVYIGFKAAMRSATEHGSLEVPLHLRNAPTKLMKQLGYGDEYRYAHDEPDAYAAGEDYFPDELEPQRFYQPVPRGLELKIGEKLNHLAQLDRLSPRQRRK; encoded by the coding sequence ATGGACCTGTTTCGCAGCGCCCCGATTGCTCAACCCTTGGCCGCACGCCTGCGTGCGGCCAATCTGGACGAGTACGTCGGTCAGGAACACGTGCTCGCTCGCGGCAAGCCTTTGCGCGAAGCCCTGGAGCAGGGTGCCCTGCACTCGATGATTTTCTGGGGGCCGCCGGGGGTGGGTAAAACCACATTGGCGCGCTTGCTCGCGGAAGTCTCCGATGCGCATTTCGAAACGGTTTCGGCGGTGCTGGCCGGGGTCAAAGAGATTCGTCAGGCGGTGGAAGTCGCCAAGCAGCAGGCCGGGCAGTACGGCAAACGCACCATCCTGTTCGTCGACGAAGTGCACCGCTTCAACAAGTCCCAGCAGGATGCGTTCCTGCCCTATGTTGAAGACGGCACACTGATTTTCATCGGCGCAACCACCGAAAACCCCTCGTTCGAACTCAATAACGCGCTCCTGTCCCGGGCGCGCGTCTATGTGCTCAAAAGCCTCGACGAAGCGGCCCTGCGCAAGCTGGTGCATCGCGCGCTGACCGAAGAGCGTGGGTTGGGCAAACGGCAACTGACCCTCAGCGATGAAGGTTTCCAGATGCTGTTGTCCGCCGCCGATGGCGATGGCCGGCGACTGCTCAATCTGCTGGAAAACGCCTCGGACCTGGCCGAAGACAACAGCGAAATCGGCGTCGATCTGCTGCAAAGTCTGCTCGGCGATACCCGTCGACGTTTCGACAAGGGCGGCGAAGCCTTCTACGACCAGATATCCGCGCTGCATAAATCGGTGCGCGGCTCCAATCCCGATGGCGCGCTGTATTGGTTCGCGCGGATGATCGACGGCGGTTGCGACCCGCTGTACCTGGCCCGACGCGTGGTGCGCATGGCCAGCGAAGACATCGGTAATGCCGACCCCCGCGCCCTGAGCCTGTGCCTGGCGGCGTGGGAAGTGCAGGAGCGCCTCGGCAGCCCCGAAGGCGAATTGGCGGTGGCCCAGGCCATTACGTATCTGGCCTGCGCGCCGAAAAGCAATGCGGTGTACATAGGCTTCAAAGCCGCGATGCGCAGCGCCACCGAGCACGGTTCGCTCGAAGTGCCGCTGCACCTGCGCAACGCGCCGACCAAGTTGATGAAGCAATTGGGCTATGGCGACGAATACCGTTATGCCCACGATGAGCCGGATGCCTACGCCGCAGGCGAAGACTACTTCCCGGACGAGCTCGAACCGCAACGGTTTTATCAACCCGTGCCCCGCGGCCTGGAGCTGAAGATCGGCGAAAAGCTTAACCACCTCGCGCAGCTTGATCGTCTAAGCCCACGGCAGCGGAGAAAATAG
- the serS gene encoding serine--tRNA ligase — MLDSKLLRSNLQDVADRLASRGFALDVARIEALEEQRKTVQTRTEALQAERNARSKSIGQAKQRGEDIAPLMADVERMAGELSAGKVELDAIQTELDSILLGIPNLPHESVPVGDDEEGNVEVRRWGTPKAFDFPVQDHVALGEKFGWLDFETAAKLSGARFALLRGPIARLHRALAQFMINLHINEHGYEEAYTPYLVQAPALQGTGQLPKFEEDLFKISREGEADLYLIPTAEVSLTNIVAGEIVDSKLLPIKFVAHTPCFRSEAGASGRDTRGMIRQHQFDKVEMVQIVEPSTSMEALEGLTANAEKVLQLLELPYRTIALCTGDMGFSAVKTYDLEVWIPSQDKYREISSCSNCGDFQARRMQARFRNPETGKPELVHTLNGSGLAVGRTLVAVLENYQQADGSIRVPEVLKPYMGGLEVIG, encoded by the coding sequence ATGCTCGATTCCAAACTGTTACGTAGCAACCTTCAGGACGTAGCGGACCGCCTGGCATCCCGTGGCTTTGCCCTGGATGTTGCGCGCATCGAAGCGCTGGAAGAACAGCGCAAGACCGTCCAGACCCGCACCGAAGCTCTGCAGGCTGAACGTAACGCGCGCTCCAAGTCCATCGGTCAGGCCAAGCAGCGCGGCGAAGACATCGCGCCGTTGATGGCGGACGTCGAGCGCATGGCGGGTGAGTTGAGCGCCGGTAAAGTCGAGCTGGACGCGATCCAGACCGAGCTGGATTCTATCCTGCTGGGCATCCCGAACCTGCCGCACGAATCGGTGCCGGTCGGCGATGACGAAGAAGGCAACGTTGAAGTGCGCCGCTGGGGCACGCCTAAAGCTTTCGATTTCCCGGTTCAGGACCACGTGGCGCTGGGCGAGAAGTTCGGCTGGCTGGACTTCGAAACCGCCGCCAAGTTGTCCGGTGCCCGTTTCGCCCTGCTGCGCGGCCCGATCGCCCGCCTGCACCGTGCGCTGGCACAGTTCATGATCAACCTGCACATCAACGAACACGGTTACGAAGAGGCTTACACCCCGTACCTGGTGCAGGCACCTGCGTTGCAGGGCACCGGTCAGCTGCCGAAGTTCGAAGAAGACCTGTTCAAGATCAGCCGCGAAGGCGAAGCCGATCTGTATCTGATCCCGACCGCTGAAGTGTCGCTGACCAACATCGTCGCTGGCGAGATCGTCGATTCGAAACTGCTGCCGATCAAGTTCGTGGCACACACGCCATGCTTCCGCAGCGAGGCCGGTGCATCGGGTCGCGACACTCGCGGCATGATCCGCCAGCACCAGTTCGACAAGGTCGAGATGGTCCAGATCGTTGAACCATCGACCTCGATGGAAGCGCTGGAAGGTCTGACTGCCAACGCCGAGAAGGTTCTGCAGCTGCTGGAATTGCCTTATCGCACGATTGCCCTGTGCACCGGCGACATGGGCTTCAGCGCGGTCAAGACTTACGACCTGGAAGTGTGGATTCCGAGCCAGGACAAATACCGCGAAATTTCGTCGTGCTCCAACTGTGGCGATTTCCAGGCCCGCCGCATGCAAGCGCGTTTCCGCAACCCGGAAACCGGCAAGCCTGAGCTGGTTCACACCCTGAACGGTTCCGGCCTGGCGGTCGGTCGTACCCTGGTGGCGGTGCTCGAGAACTACCAGCAGGCCGACGGTTCGATCCGTGTACCTGAGGTGCTCAAGCCGTACATGGGTGGCCTTGAGGTCATCGGCTAA
- the cysG gene encoding siroheme synthase CysG, which translates to MDYLPLFHNLRGSRVLVVGGGEIALRKSRLLAEAGALLRVVAPEIEPQLRELVIGSGGECLVRGYVEADLDGCGLIIAATDDEPLNAQVSADAHRRCVPVNVVDAPALCSVIFPAIVDRSPLIIAVSSGGDAPVLARLIRAKLETWIPSTYGQLAGLAARFRTQVKGLFPDVQQRRAFWEDVFQGPIADRQLAGQGAEAERLMLAKINGEAPVATGEVYLVGAGPGDPDLLTFRALRLMQQADVVLYDRLVAPAILDLCRRDAERVYVGKRRADHAVPQEQINQHLVDLAKAGKRVVRLKGGDPFIFGRGGEEIEELAAHGIPFQVVPGITAASGCAAYAGIPLTHRDYAQSVRFVTGHLKDGSTDLPWADLVAPAQTLVFYMGLVGLPIICEQLIKHGRAADTPAALIQQGTTVNQRVFTGTLADLPRLVAEHEVHAPTLVIVGEVVQLREKLAWFEGAQAQV; encoded by the coding sequence ATGGACTATCTGCCGCTGTTTCATAACCTTCGCGGCAGTCGTGTATTGGTCGTCGGCGGAGGGGAAATTGCCTTGCGCAAATCCCGCCTGCTGGCCGAAGCCGGTGCGCTGCTGCGGGTGGTTGCACCGGAAATCGAACCGCAACTGCGCGAGCTAGTGATCGGCAGCGGTGGCGAGTGCCTGGTGCGAGGCTACGTCGAGGCGGATCTGGACGGTTGCGGGCTGATCATCGCCGCCACCGACGACGAACCGTTGAATGCGCAAGTCTCCGCCGATGCTCATCGGCGTTGCGTGCCGGTCAACGTGGTGGACGCGCCGGCCCTGTGCAGCGTGATATTCCCGGCGATCGTCGACCGTTCCCCATTGATCATCGCGGTGTCCAGCGGCGGCGATGCGCCGGTGCTGGCGCGGTTGATTCGCGCCAAGCTGGAAACCTGGATTCCTTCCACCTACGGTCAACTGGCCGGTCTGGCGGCGCGTTTCCGCACTCAGGTCAAAGGCCTGTTTCCGGATGTGCAGCAGCGCCGGGCGTTCTGGGAGGATGTATTCCAGGGCCCGATTGCCGACCGGCAACTGGCCGGGCAGGGCGCCGAGGCCGAGCGCTTGATGCTGGCCAAAATCAATGGCGAAGCCCCTGTAGCCACTGGCGAGGTTTATCTGGTAGGCGCCGGGCCGGGTGATCCCGACCTGTTGACCTTCCGCGCCTTGCGCCTGATGCAGCAAGCCGACGTGGTGTTGTATGACCGTCTGGTGGCGCCGGCGATTCTGGATTTGTGCCGTCGCGATGCCGAGCGGGTCTACGTTGGCAAGCGCCGCGCCGATCACGCCGTGCCTCAGGAACAGATCAACCAGCATCTGGTGGATCTGGCCAAGGCCGGCAAGCGCGTGGTGCGGTTGAAGGGCGGCGATCCGTTCATCTTCGGGCGCGGCGGTGAAGAGATCGAAGAGCTGGCGGCCCATGGCATCCCGTTCCAGGTCGTACCGGGCATCACCGCCGCCAGCGGTTGCGCGGCGTATGCCGGGATTCCGCTGACTCACCGCGATTACGCGCAGTCGGTGCGGTTTGTCACCGGGCACCTCAAGGACGGTTCCACCGATTTGCCGTGGGCCGACCTGGTCGCGCCGGCGCAAACCCTGGTGTTTTACATGGGGCTGGTGGGTTTGCCGATCATCTGCGAGCAGTTGATCAAACACGGTCGCGCGGCCGATACCCCGGCGGCGTTGATCCAGCAGGGCACCACGGTCAATCAGCGGGTGTTTACCGGCACCCTGGCTGATCTTCCACGGCTGGTGGCGGAGCATGAAGTGCATGCACCGACGCTGGTGATCGTCGGGGAGGTGGTGCAACTGCGCGAGAAACTGGCGTGGTTTGAAGGGGCTCAGGCGCAGGTCTGA